The following DNA comes from Hordeum vulgare subsp. vulgare chromosome 3H, MorexV3_pseudomolecules_assembly, whole genome shotgun sequence.
CCTCCGGTTCTCCATTCTCTTATACTTATGAATGCATCATGTTGTACAAAGAAATAATTAGGTGATACATGTCAATCCTCACTTCCTCTCCACATCGTCGGTGTCATGTTGAAACTCCAATGCCCATGGTCTGAATTCTTCGAGTCGAGATACCATATTTGGAGCTcctagatgatgaagatggtgctTTGGCTGCCTTACGCTCGTCATCACGTGTTTACCCCCAAAGAAAACATATGGAGCACACAATGTCAAGTAGAAAAAATATTCACAACATGCCATATATTggtcaaattcaaaatttaattATGTTTCAATTCCTCTCATATCATAGAGAAATAAGATAGATGTATCTGCATATGACCAGCCTGGGAAGAAGGATCTAGTCAAAGCCAACAATGTTGTATGTGCATATGAATCGAACATGTACACAATTTCAGCAGCATGGACACACAATTTTAGTTAGTGTTATGACCACACACAACCTATGAAAAGAAGGGCAACATAAATAGGAAAACCAGATACAAAGCAACTGAATAATATTCATAGCCCTTCCATAACAAGTACCACTCTCACCATTCTCATGAAATAGACTGTTGGAGATGAATACCAGTAATGTCATACCAGATTGCATAACTAAGAAGAACTGAACCGACCTGTTGGTGGCCACAAAGAAAGCAAAACACATATACCGAAAAAGTTGCAAAGGGAATCATACCAAATCTGAACACCATGCTAAAATCAAATCTTAAAACAAAACAACAGTTATATTGCCTTGATGTTAGGCACTCGACAATTTCAGGAACAATAACTATCACTTAATACGGCACTTATAATGAAAGACATTGGATACTATAGATAGCTGCGCTCCACGAATAGCTTGCCCAAAGCAAGGATAAGGAAACCATGGTAAATAGCCCAGAGAAAAAAAACAATACAAAATGGGGATACCGCTATGGTACGGTCTTAATTAGTGTAACTATCAGTGTAATTTCTGTAATGTGGCTTTATTTATAAAGCGGTTGTTAGAGCatgtatctccatatgtggttttggtaattgatgacaatttgtatggactaatggttgccttaagttatatttataggatttgtccataggcatttcttgaagtccatctgtcgggttcaaggagtttatatgatgaccaagatgttattcaaggtattatccaaagaatggtcatagaaacactaggttgatcaagatctcagacaaagagtaaatcaagatgatcaacacacaaagcgtataagatgtaccgagagggatcaagtgatcccatgatatggtaagcattgtccattacgtgtttgtgtactaacccatggtctttgtgagactcctatgtgggggttatgtgtgtttccattgggcttgcgtcaaaaggaagatctcatacaacccatgaaggatgacgtcaagtggtgatcgtcatcaagattgtggtgtgcaagttcaagtggatcagcacgaatatatcattgaaactattgtcaatgaccatgtgttgataaggacaacctcatgtgctaacaaggacaagatcaagataagcattcctcagcactacatgcttgattcttgtggatgttcacatggtggacaaatgaagatgaatacataagctaggctttccgcattatgtatgggaaagctacttgaagacttcatcatgtattgctttcaacttgagccaagaaggaacaacaacatcaagctcatgtgaaagggctaactcaaaggtatcagttcctttgacgttagttgtgcggagtgatgatcagcgaataaaagtatacactcaagtatggatcatcaatactcttttatgattcttgagtccttagggatcccgcactattaagaggggatcacaggttttgcgatgaacttgctcaaactacatcatcactctctgctcagaccacatctccactgttttgttgttatttgaaaacagaaccagtgcctcggacatccggctttctctggacgtccgaggaccggacgaccgactagttcggaaatctggaatcctataccagagaaatccggctccctccggacgtccgaggcccggatgtccggccaagtcccggaaatccggaagcctgcaccagtagaagttgagttctatatcttggaaatccggctccctccggacgtccgagcgccggacgtccgacacccgtcggaaatccggtacctaccaccagtagaagttgagatgtataactcggatttccggtcctctccggacgtccggtggctgataaattcaacataggttcagtcgtatctacaggcctcggacgaccgacccctgtcggacgtccggtcgctgtttaattcaaaatagtttcagtcgtatctacaggcctcggacgatcgacccctgtcgaacgtccgacccctcgcggacgcccggacttccgacaactatcggacgtccggaccctgtgtgacttaaagtgtccccaacggctctttttctctccccactataaataccccccctcccacttcgtgagagggttgcccaacactgccttatcctcataagaacacatttccacctcacacacatttgctcactccaaatcttagatcccaagagatttgtgagcccctttgagagttgttccaatcaaaagatagatcgtctccctctccttctctcaacccaagctatttgtgatttgagcaagttttgagcattccccgtgatcttgttactcttggaggttggagactcctaggcggtaggagttcttcggagaggaatcaatccgtgtgatttcccccggaaaagtttgtgagggtttggaagccacctcaaaggcttaccactagtggttgagaaacgccttcatggtgttatctcaaagggagaatagggtgagccttcgtggcgttggtatgccttcgtggtaacatccacctctctaacggtgactagcttccctccaaggaagtgaacatcgggatacatcttcgtcttagtgaccttggttatccttaaccctaactccttacttgtgttatttgagcatacatacattgcatattgcttgtgctcattatattgtgttggtcatttcttgtacaagattaatcattcaagcataccctctatatccacacgttcatacttgcatcccttgatacatcgtgttgatatagtgtgatctagtatcttgtgttgttcacctacttgtcgtgtgatatagctcaagtaagtttgtgtaacttacttgtgcttgttagtaactgtattgtgtccatcttagtagatcgtgttgttgatacacgttgcagtgcctagtgcatttaggatttgtgcttgacaagtaccctcttagtttatttccgcattaggttcaagccaaatccgaagaagtttttaaatagcctattcacccccccccctctaggcgtcatcgaggtcttttcagcggTGCGAAAGCCTATTTCAAGAAATTGCTTCAAAGAACTGGACTTTCACAAAGATTACCCACAACAGGTGTAAACCACCCCAAACATTCCATTCTTTTCAATTAGTTATAGACTGGCATTAAACAAAAACATGTGTTGTTGGAGAACGATAATCCAAGACACAATCTCAAGCAACTCTAGTCTAGAGTCTCTCGTATACCTTGATAAGAACCAAGCATGTTAGCAGACCCTGCATAAACAAAACACGTTAATTCAGGAAAGGAAAGGACCCTGCATAAACGGTCATGCTTCTTTACAGCCCAACTACCACGGCCCCAGAGATCAGCCGACCGCACTGCCCATGACGACCGAGTTCTTCCTCCCCGTCGCTACACACCAGCTTGCTACGCAGCCGCGCCAAGATCTCCATCCGACCAACAACATAGCAGCCGGCCACACGCTACTTATGAGCACTAATCCTCTAATGATGGCGAGCTTGTTGAAAAGAAGTCTGGGACGTGATCTGGGGTATTGCACATGAGAGCGAAGAGTGGAGAATCACTTGATGGAACTGGATCCTACCTCTCAAAATTCTGTAACGAGTGAGAAGAACCAAGGGGAGGCTTTAGATCCGATCTCCTCCATGGGAAGAATCTCCCATGTTCTCCACCGGGCTCTTCATGGACCGCTACACCGAAGTAGTCCATTGCCACCAGCCAATCTCCCGTTGTCCTTTGCGCCGCCACCCACCAGTCATTGTCCCGTCGTGCGATGAGCCACCAGCCGGTCTACCGCCAACCATTGCCACAGGGTCTTTTTTTTCTATAATCCCGTCGAGATGGGATCGGGAGCGACGGGTGCGGGGGATGAGGTAGCCATCGTGCGTGTGGGACGTGCGGTCGAGGTCGTgggttcttttttccttttttttgggtAGGGATGGTAGAAGCGATGGATGGAAGGAGGGATCGTACGTGGGGAGAAAGTGATCGAACCATTATAACGACGGTAGATCCCTTTAATAATAAAGAAAAGTTTCAAAACAGAGATTTTGGCCTCGGAAGAAAGGAAAATACAGCCGCAGCCGATGAGgcttcactgacagtgggccacgGGCGCGTCTCCTTCCTTCTCCCCAAGCCCCGGACGCCAACAGACAGGGCCATCGGAGTGCTCTGTTCCCCCAAATCCGAATCCACAACACAATCCGTACATGTAGATCCCTTCTTCCTGTCAATCCGTCCACCTGCGTGCCTCTTCCTATCCCGCGCGTGCTCTGGCGAAGCTGTAGCCCCCTATCTCGGCGGGCGGCGGAAATGGCGAACCCCCTAGCCGGGCTGCAGGACCACCTCAAGCACGCGCGCGACTACGCGCTCGAGGGCCTCTAcgacacctccatcatcttcttCGACGGCGCCATCGCACAGATCAACAAGTcagcctcctccccccccccccccccccccccccccttctggaTTCACTGGCGGTTGGGCGTCTACGGACCATGTGATCCAGTTAGATGTGTAATTCGCGACGTTGTACCTTTGAGGATCTGTGCATTCGACCTCACGGCCTCGGATTTGTCCCGTTTGATTGTTCCGCTGTAGTGGGTTCTAGTCATTTCGCTCTGAGCGAGAAGCCTTGCGGTTCGTATGTTGTTAGGCCTATCGTTATTGTGGAGAAAACCACTCTGAGCGAGAAGCCTTGCGGTTCGTATGTTGTTAGGCCTATCGTTATTTAGGGTGGAGAAAACCTACAGCGTCGCAGTAGCTCATATTCATGATTTGGGTGCGGCAGAATATCAGGCCATACAAAGTCTGCCTGGATTTGAAGTCACGAGGCACCTTGGTTATTGTACAAGTGATACCGAGCTTTGTAGGGTTGCACATTGCTAGACGGTAGAGGAGATTGGTGGAATAGTTCAATATACTCAACACACATAATGAACGTCAATGCTCCATTTCATCTTGAAACTTTCGAATTAGTAGTCGTGTGTTTTCACTAGAACATTGCATTCACGCCAGAGTCAGCCTTTTGCGGATCTGCTTTGAGTTGCATTGTGTGAACGTGCCAAAGAAAAAGAGGGCCCCATGTTGCTATTGATGTGTTAATCAATTACAGATTTGAAGGTAAATGTTCGATGTGGTGAATATTGTTGATATTTAGCACTTCGATAATGCATTTCTCCGTTGCTTTGTTATCTTTATTAGTAGTTAAGTGTAAAAGCTTGACAGATTTACTATACTTGTTGTCTTTCATGTTGTGATAGTTAATCATGAATATTTATGCAGGCATCTAGCTAGTTTGGATGACAACTTCAACCGTACAAAATGGATGAACTGTAAGAGAGCTATAAGTGAAGAGGTAGAGATTGTGAGGCAGCTTGATGCCCAATTGAAGTCATTTAAAGAAGCCCCTGGGACAATGCGGTCCTCGTCACCTCCTATTCGCTCTAATAATAAATCATTTCTGTTCCAACCATTGGACGAGTACCCAACATCATCGCCAACAACCTTTGACGACCCTGATGTGTGGGCACCTCCAAGAGATACAAATACACCAAACCGAAGGTCAGCAAGAGGCCAATCTAGTGCAAGAAAATCCTCCCAAGATGGAGCTTGGGCACGGGGTCCATCAAAGACTGGAACACCTAGCCGTGGTGCAAAACCCAGCGGAAGTAAAGCAAGCCCTGCGGTAAGATCATCAACTGCTTCAAGCACTGGCGGGAGAAAAGGAAAATCAAGTTCAAGCAAGGCTGATTCAGCGGTAATTTCCTTCAAGCAAATATTCGTTACACTCTAAAATCTGTATTTGATCAAATATATTTTTGTTGATGTTGATAGTTACCTCTGTCTGCACCCATGAATGAGAAAAAATATATGTTCGACATATGTTTGAGTATTAGACTTTTAgtgcttttttttttcttctgttggcAATGTTTACCTACCTATCTGCCTAGtgccaaaagaagaagaagaaaagggagcTTCTCAATATCATCCAGGATACATACTTCTTATATATTAGTTTTTGTATCTGTATGGTTTTAAAATGTGGCTACATCTGTTATTTCTAACATACCTTAGTGTCTGCAAAGTGGAGTTAACAATTTTCTGCAAGATACTACTGAAGTCAATCATGGCGCCATTTAGTTAACCTTAGCCTTTTTAGAAGCTAGCCTTAAATGTGTCAACTTGGGTTCTCCATTTGTTCCTAAAATCATAGTTTGTCATACTGAGAAACATACCTTTTTATAGTTGTTGAAGACACCCATTTTTAACTCTATACTGAAGGAATACTATATCATCATCTATTTCTAGCTCCTCGTTGTGCATATTCCATAGGCGCAAGTTATGATGGTGCACACAACAAGAATGATGTTGAAATCACCAAGCATTTCAAAAGCAATCACATACTGGAATAGGAGAGCATCTATTATTACCTTCTAAATTAGGGAACTGGAATCCGCATATATACATGTAAAATATTTTGCCTGCCTCTTGTTGGGTTGAGCTTTGTGATCAATTTGATGATATGTAATTACAGAGCACTGCTATATGCGAATCGCGTttctaatattttctattttttctgatcCCTTCCTTTCAGAGCAGCGATGCTGAAGAAGGTAAGTCCAAGAAGGCACAGTATGAAGGACCGGATGGGGACTTAGCTGCCATGCTTGAAAGAGATGTTCTAGATTCTACCCCAGGAGTGAGATGGGATGATGTTGCAGGACTTAGTGAGGCCAAAAGACTCCTCGAGGAAGCAGTTGTGCTTCCTCTCTGGATGCCTGAATATTTTCAGGTAATGATTTGGAATTTCAAACTATGCTAATCAATGAAGTGTCTGTTATTTTATCTATTCATTCATTCTTGTTGCTATCTAACATCATGACCATAGACAAAGTTGCTGCCTTTATTTGGTAGCATGGCGCACATGAGTCATCTGGACATGCACACTTATTAATTTTTCTTTAGTATGGCAGGTTTATAATATGTCAACTAAAATTATGTATACCCTATCACACTAACCGCAATTTGAGCTTGTAAAATTAGTAACTCATGATATTAATGTTGTATATTTTCTCTCTTTTTAGTAACCTGTTCCATTCAGTCTAAAGTTACATGTACCCTCATCATATTCTTTCGGGTTCTATTTCTGTTCAGGGTATTCGTCGACCTTGGAAAGGGGTTCTTATGTTTGGCCCACCAGGTACCGGGAAGACCCTTTTAGCTAAGGCAGTAGCTACAGAATGTGGAACAACATTCTTTAATGTTTCTTCTGCAACATTGGCTTCGAAATGGCGGGGGGAGAGTGAGCGCATGGTCCGTTGTTTATTTGAACTTGCAAGGGCCTACGCTCCAAGTACAATCTTCATTGATGAAATAGACTCCCTATGCACATCTCGTGGGTATGTGACCATACATTTTGCTGTTCGCCATGCAAGTTCAAGTTCTATTAATGCGGGCCAAGATAATGACAGTTTTCCCGACAGCTTTGTACCTTAAACTTGAAGACATTCTTAAATGTTTTGCCTGGTAAATCAGTTACATGTCGCAGAAGAAAACATTCTTGCGCTTTTATATCTCTCTTTTCAATTAAGCTTGACaggcaaatggaatgaaaatatgAAACCGCcagttcttttattttatttatctTCAATTAGAAAACACCGTCCCAGATTTATCAATTTATGCATTTATTCAGAGCTTCTGGTGAGCATGAATCATCGAGGAGGGTAAAGTCTGAACTTCTAGTGCAAATAGATGGTGTTAACAATAGCTCTACCAACGAGGATGGTCAGCCAAAAATTGTTATGGTTCTGGCAGCTACCAACTTCCCATGGGATATTGATGAAGCACTCAGGTTGGCAAATTCTTTCCACTCACATTTGCATTTATTAATTTAGATGTGGTACTGGTAGTATCAAAACTCTTGGCATAATATCTGGATTTGCACAAGATGATTGTTTTCTTGAGTAATGTTACTATTGGAGTTCAGAGACCGGATTGGTTTCTAGAGTTGTGTTGCTATTGGAGTTAGAGACCGGATTGATGTCTAGAGTTCTGTTTGCTGTTGAAGTTAGAGGCTGGATTGATTTCTTGAGTTGTGTTGCTGTTGGAGTCAGAGACTGGATTGATTTCTTGAGTTGTGTTACTATTGTAGTTAGAACTGCATGGTACATATGTTTCCTTCAAATAAGGCAAATGATTCTTTTGTTTAGTTCATGCTACATTTGTCATGTCGCCGTTTTATGGGGTATGATTAGAGCCTTGAGCATCTGTAACTTAAGTTGCTATTCGCTACCTTTGTGGACTAGAGTGGTATCTGGGTGTTCTGAATTTCAACTGCTCTCACGCCTCTACCTTGATTAATGTGCCGTTTTCACTATTTGTATTGTCTACCACAATAAAGAGTTAGCTtttgttattatttttcctggcaaTTTGTTTGTCAGTCAGCGTGCTAGCTACATGCCACTACAGTAACTATATTTAATTATGCTGCTACTCATCTGGCACATATGGTTTTATAATTCTGAATCTTGATTGGCTCAGGCGGAGGCTGGAAAAGCGTATCTATATTCCACTTCCAAGTTTTGAAAGCAGAAAGTCACTCATCAGCATAAATCTTAGAACGGTTGAGGTATGATGTACTAAAGCATTTCTTGCCAACTTTTCTTGTGCCGTCATTTGATCGTTGTGATTTATTTCATTCATGGGTACTGTTCACTGATCATACAGCATCATCTACTTTGATGATAAGTCACTGTTTCATATCTCCTGTTACTTACTAACGTCCCGTTTTTGCACCAACAGGTAGCTACTGATGTTAACATCGACGAAGTTGCACGAAGGACAGAAGGGTATAGTGGGGATGACCTGACAAATGTTTGCCGTGATGCTTCGATGAATGGTATGAGGCGAAAGATCGCAGGCAAGACCCGTGACGAGATCAAGAACATGTCAAAGGATGACATCTCAAAGGACCCGGTGGCCATGTGCGACTTTGAAGAAGCTTTGGTCAAGGTCCAGAAGAGTGTGTCACCCTCTGACATCGAACGCCACGAGAAGTGGATGGCCGAGTTCGGATCTGCTTGAAACCTTGGTTCCCGTTCAAAGCTTGCTGGATTTTATCCACGCTTGTTTGTTTGTGTTTTATTCCTGGCATTTGCCACTTGCTGTGTGTTGTTTCAACGGcggccgtatgtatgtatgttcaACTAGGTTTGCTGAGACGGTAGTTTATTACAAGAGGCAGACGGTAAACTCGGAAGCGTTTTTTTCTTTAAGAACGGAAGCGAATTATTACTCCTTGAGTGTTTGTGCTTCAGTGGTACTGTGGAATTGAAATTCTTTGTGTTAATTGTCGAAATGCCATGTCTGGCCATGACCATCACTGGATTTCCATCTCCACAACCATTTTATAGATGACGCACGTAACAGTTTTGAAGTTTTGATATCCACCTTTTACAGTGTAAAATGTTTTATGTACGGCGCTTTTGTGCATCCCTGAAGGCGCCGTCGAGCTCTTACCGAGAGAAGAGATCCGATCGTATGTGAAGCGGTTGCTGCCGGTCTCAGATACTAGGCAGGGACGGCCCGGCACCGAGACCTGGGAGATCCATATGCTGCTGGCATTATTTGCTTTCTGATCATAACCTACTTGACTACTTCTCCTACACAGAAAAAAAACGGACCTCCTTGTACTACACATGATCTAGTACCTGCCCATCAATACTCTTCATAGCGAAAAAGATaaaacgccgttgccggggatcgaaCCCGGGTCACCCGCGTGACAGGCGGGAATACTTACCACTATACTACAACGACTTTGATGCTGATTAGCCGAGTCTATTTTACTAATCGTAGATCACCCTATGTTGTAACATGCCTTGCAAGATACTACAGTTTCTAATCGTAGATCAACTCTGCATGCTTGGCCTTGTACTGCACACGCATGACTGTATGAATTTGTCGCAACCCGTTGTACGAGACCCAGAAATGCCAAACCGAGGAATACCCCTACAGTTACCGCGCCAAACAACACCACCACGCCGAGCGCGCGAATCCTATTTGTCTTCGGATGCCAGGAAACATGCTTCAGAAAGCGCGCAGGCACGCACGGCATTTACCCCTCTCTTACAGTTGAGGCCAGAAGTGACAACACGTACACAAAGGCCTACTATAATAGTAGGAGTATCAGAAAAGCCGCTAGGTCACCAGGAGTACGAGAACAAAAGGAACGAACGCGAGCGCGCACAGTGCGCCGGCAACGTGGCCGCGCCACTGTGCGCCGAGTTGGAACGTAATAGTAACGGACTGGCGGGGGAGCAACTGGGTAAACCCACAACAGGATACAATCCAAGCggtggctgctgctgctgcctgtGCACATGGCGGGGTGGGCTTGCGAATGCGGTAGCTCGTACACCGGGAATATGGACACAGCATGCAGCAGCGGCCACTCACAGGCTGCACAGGCACAGCACAACCCGCTCGATGGCTCGATGCCGACCCGTCCATGCCAACGTACGCGCGGTGCCATAGCGCACCGGGGCACGCGTAGGTGCGTGGGCGAAGACAATTTTTTGATTTTAACCTAAAAGGCTAACAAAATTCAGATTTGATCTAACTCTTTTTTTTTCAATCTAACATCTTTACATGACGTCAACATCCCTGATGTCCGGATTGCACGGAAGACGCGAGACACCATGTCGTGTGGTACGAGTCCGTTCGACAGCCCGTTGCGTTGACTCGCTGACGAGGCAAAGGGGCAGACGTCAGAGATTTTGGCGTCTGGTCTC
Coding sequences within:
- the LOC123444128 gene encoding katanin p60 ATPase-containing subunit A1, translating into MANPLAGLQDHLKHARDYALEGLYDTSIIFFDGAIAQINKHLASLDDNFNRTKWMNCKRAISEEVEIVRQLDAQLKSFKEAPGTMRSSSPPIRSNNKSFLFQPLDEYPTSSPTTFDDPDVWAPPRDTNTPNRRSARGQSSARKSSQDGAWARGPSKTGTPSRGAKPSGSKASPAVRSSTASSTGGRKGKSSSSKADSASSDAEEGKSKKAQYEGPDGDLAAMLERDVLDSTPGVRWDDVAGLSEAKRLLEEAVVLPLWMPEYFQGIRRPWKGVLMFGPPGTGKTLLAKAVATECGTTFFNVSSATLASKWRGESERMVRCLFELARAYAPSTIFIDEIDSLCTSRGASGEHESSRRVKSELLVQIDGVNNSSTNEDGQPKIVMVLAATNFPWDIDEALRRRLEKRIYIPLPSFESRKSLISINLRTVEVATDVNIDEVARRTEGYSGDDLTNVCRDASMNGMRRKIAGKTRDEIKNMSKDDISKDPVAMCDFEEALVKVQKSVSPSDIERHEKWMAEFGSA